Within Candidatus Dojkabacteria bacterium, the genomic segment TTGATTTTCCGGGATACAGCTACCTGTGTTTGAGCAGTGGAAGAGACTATCTTCACAACCACCATTCGTTGGGACATTGCCGTTACAAGGTGCACCTTCTGGGTATGGCTCTCCATCATCTCCTCTACAAGCCGCATTCTGAGTACAAGCGTTCTCATCACACCAGCCCTCATTATATCCACCACAAGGACAATCTTCTGAACTTGCACTAGACCCACCAAGACCGATCTGCTCTTCTAGATCAGTGAGCATGACTAAAGCAACAATTACAGCTGTAGTTACAAGCAGAAATCCTACAATCCCTGTTATTATCTTTGCACCTCTGGACATTCGTACAGCCATATCTAGTTCTGTAAAACAGTTAATGAGAAATTAAGATTTCCTTATATCAAATTACATGATCTATACGAAATAATCAAACTGTTGCGCTGACCTATAGATCCGCCCACGTCCGGTTAGGCAAACATTCGATGCAGCAAGTCTGAAACCACCAAGTAGTCGGCTTATAGGTCAGCGCAACAAAAGGTGCGTTGTGGTTCTACCAGTCTCGCTCAAATCTCTTTCGAGACTTGCTTACCTTCGCCTCTTTGCCATATCTCTTATTGATTCCACCCTTTGCCGAGTGCAATGCATTGACAGAGATGATGTCGAATTTCTCAAAGGCTAGGTATGCACCGCTGATTATGATCATCAGCACTCCAGCGACAACCTTTGACCTTGTCGAGTCGAAGATTCCTGTCACAGGAGTTGTGCATGAGACCATTACAGTACTCTCATCTGTGAAAGGCTCACCCTCCTCTGGAGTTGCAGTTACCAAGTTCTCAATCTGTCCGAAGGCTGACCTAGGCACACGCAATGTATAACTCAAAGTCATAGAATCACCTGGCTCAAACACCTCATTTATCTCCCAAGTGATGGTATTACCATCGACTACTCCAGGAGGAATGATGCTGCTCTGTATAATCCAATCTGGCTGCACAGCTTCATCTAAGCTGATCAACTACTGTCTCAAGCGTACCCTGTGTCGTACCGTTATTACTTACTTCAATTACATACTCGACGTCTGCATATGGATCACCTGTAGTGGAACAGCTTGGCGTACCGACTTTCTCAATCTCCCATCCAGGATTTGGATCTGGGCAGAGACAATCAGACTGACAAGCACCATATGTACATGAGCCTGCATTCATATCACACTCTTCACCCTCATCTTCATCGACTACTCCATCTCCACAGCTTGGAGGTGGCTCTTGAGGGCAGGTACAGTTCGTATTGCAAGCTCCAAACTCACATGTATTTGCAGCTTCAGGGTCACAAGCCTCCCCTGGATCTACTGTCCCATCACCACAGTATGGATCTGGCTCAGGGACACAAGCTGATACGTCAAAATCATCTCTTGCGAGACACCATGCCAAGTAGTCACTCGCGCCAGCCTGGCTGGCATCGTTTGAGCTACAGCGAGTCCCATCAGCATCAATCCACACCACATTAGCGTTTGTACCTCGACAGCCGGTCACATCATACTGCATAGTCACACAATATCCACGACCGCTACCTGAGCTGCCGTTTGCGTCGTTGCATGACACAGGGATCTGCCCCTGGACATCTGTATCAAACGGGCAGTTAAATTCAGCTGTTTGGTATGAACAATTTTCGCTATTTTCACAGCTGAGCAGCCGTTATTGTTACAGGTTGGGGTTCCTTGACACTCCGTACCACCGATATGAGCCACATGTACCCTGCTCGTTCGGTGCTGCCTGATTGTTACCAGAGGCGTCTAGACATTGTAACGGCGGTGTTACATCCGTGATCCCAGGAGCCGATTGTGGCCTTGGCCATCTGCATCACAACAAGGCTCTCCGAGGCGCCACCAGCGAATCTCCGGGATCTGCATCACACTCGTTGCCATTGCTGAAACCGGAGGAGTTATCCATGCCACAAAACTCCCTCCATCTGTCATTCACAATCTCCCGTGTAGCCTGCTGGACAATTCACACCAGGCGTACAGGGATTGTAAGAGTCAGTCCTGCACCAGCCGCATCGACCATCAGGACAGGTAAATGAGTTACAACATATCGAAGCCGCACTATCATCTGGAGCGACCTGCTCGGTTCTATTAATAAGCCAAATAGCCACACCCGCAACAGCTGCCAGAAGAAAAAGCCCTCCTAGAGGAGATAAACATACCTTTCTTGCTCAGACGGAAACGGACAGCCACTTTGCATTCCCCAGCTTCAAGTTAATGCGGTATTCATACCGAATGTACGACAAATATGCCGCACCTTCATCTAATCTACATTAACCGAAAAGATTCTGCAAATTTTCTATATAAATAATGTCTTTAAGGATGATGGCAAGCATCAGAAGCATCATCATCACAAAGCTTATCCTGATCAGCCACGCCTCCACTCTCTTGCTGAAGTATCGTCCCATTGTCGATTCTGCAACCGCCAAGACAATCCTTCCCCCATCAAGCGCAGGGATCGGCAGCAGGTTAATTACAAACAGGGTCAAGCTCAGGTTAGCAATAAGATCAAGAACCCCCATCCAGCCGAGCCCTTTAATGAAATCAATCACATAGTAAAGTCCGAGAGGGCCAGATACCACATTCAGTGCAGTCGAGTAATCGCCGGTGGCCGCAGACTGTGAGAAGATTTTCCCCATCTGGGCTATGCTGACATAGATCACATTTATCGAGTGCACAAACCCACCAAGGTACACCTCTAACCCGTAATACTGGATATATTGGAGCGAGTTGAAGCCGAGCAGTATGCCTACCCTACCTTCATCACTCACCAGTGTTGGGTAAAGCTCACAGCTGTCATCCTCTTCTATCGATTCGCAAATCTCTACAACTATCTCTTCCCCTGCATTGTCAGCAATCACTTCTCGGAATTCAAAGTCGTACTCGATTGGACTCATATCATGGCCATCGCCAACAGCGATAATATAGCCGCTCTCAGGCCACCCAGCCTCCTCCGCAGCACCATCTTCAATCAGCTCGCTATATGAGAGATCACCTAGCTTCTCTACCTGCGCCTCACCAAATGGTGGTGTAATGCCTAGCTCTGCCGCTGGGAATGGGAATCGAAAACCTGACATGCCAAGGAAAGCGTAGTAGATCACCACCGCAGTCATTAAGTTCATGAAAACACCCGCAAAAAGTATCACAATCTTCTGCCACAACTTCTTGCTCTGGAAGCTGCTTGGATCTTTCTTTAAGGCTGTATAGCTCTTGCCCGGCTCATCACCCTCACCATAGATTCGGACGAAACCACCGATTGGGAGCATGCGGATCGCATACAGGACACCTCTGAACTCTTTGCCTATCACCTTTGGCCCCATACCGAGCGCAAATTCATCAACTCGCACCTTCATGATCTTTGCGGCGATGAAATGCCCCAGCTCATGCAGGAAAATCAGCAGGTTTAATACAACAATTGTTAATACGATGTTTATAAAAATTTCCATATTGATGAATTCTTTACTCGAGACAATCTATCAGAATCAAAGTTACACTTCCATTAAGGAGGCCTCTTTCTGCTCCCTAACTTGCTCAATCTCGTCATTGCACTTCTTTGCGGCCTTCTCGACGCTCTCTTTCTGCCTCTTCCCTTCATCCTCTGACATGCCGTTCTTGACGGCATCCTCGATCGCCTCCATATATTCATGCCTTACACTCCTTACTGCTACTCTCGAGGCCTCTACCCGTTCCTTCATTACTTTGACCAAGTCCTTTCTCCGCTCCTCTGTGAGATCAGGAAGGCTAACCCTTACAAAATCACCCTCTTCTACTACTGAGAAGCCGAGGTTAGCGGCGCTGATTCCTTTGGCTATCTCTGCCACTATGGACTTATCCCACGGCTGAACGACCAAGGTCTTCGAATCTGCCACCGCTACATTTGCGATGCTTTTGATCGGGTTTTCAGCTCCGTATGCCATTACTTTGACTGGCTCAAGCAACTCAACAGTTGCCCGTCCTGTCCTTAGCTGTGCCAAATCATCCCTTAAGTGATCGACACATTTACCCATATCAGCAGTTAGCTTCGCTTCATCCATTTATTAGATATTGCTAGAGATTAGTTTGCAAATTCATTAATCCCACAGGCATTATCTCAATAATGCACTCCTAACGAATTCGCTTCTCTAGTATATCAGATCCAACAAGTCACCCCGCTAACTTATAGTGTGCGGCATTTCACAACACCTTAACCATGATTAGACTGCCAGTTTAACGAGAACCTCACAGATCAATATCCCAACCATGAACTCGAGATTTAACGGAGCTTTACAACCAGTATTGCATGAGCATCGAGGACCACACTATAAGTTAGCGGGGTGACTATTTGCCAAATTCCCAGAGGAGAATCCTCTTTATGACGAGAGCCTCGCCCATCTGTGAGATCGCTTCGTCGAAAAGATTCTGCATCGTCTTTGAGTCATCCTTGAACCATTTCTGCTGCATTAGACAATTCTCTTCGAAATACTTTGCCATCTTACCCTCAATAATTTTCTCAAGGATATTCTCCGGCTTGCCCTCTTCCTTAGCCTCTCTGGTGAAAAGCTCGCGAAGCTCGGCTACCTTATCTTCAGGGATAGACTCCTTCGATACAAACTTCGGCTTCATTGCTGCCACCTGCTTAGCAAGCTCATTTGTAAGCTCGATAAATTTCTCGTTTCGGGCTACGAAATCTGTGATGCACTGCACCTCAACCAGAGCTACAGTCTTGCGGTCTGTACCGTGGTGGTATACACCGATTGCACCCTCGCCTACTTTCTCGTTGCTGTCGTCGACTGGATCAGACTCCCAACCTCGCTCCTTGATAATCTGCAAAGCCTTCTCAAAATCTTGCTCTGCGTCTTGCAATGCGATCTTACAAAGACCGATCTTTGCGCCAGTCATATTGTGGAGCCTGCTAACTGCATCACTTTTCTCGTTGATATAGGCGATTGCCTTTTCTATATCTCCACCAGTGACTTCTAATGCCTCTCTACAAAGCCCGATTCCAGCCGATGTCTTATTACGCAGAAACATAATATCTTTTGCATCAATCTTTACTTTCGTATCTGCTTTTGCCATTTCTTTTAATTATTTAGCTTAATTTAGGAAATGCCAGACCGGATCGGGCATTTATTTGGCTATTTAACAGCCTTTAATATATCTTTTGCAGCTTTCTCGCCGATACCCTTGATATCCATGAG encodes:
- the tsf gene encoding elongation factor Ts (EF-Ts; functions during elongation stage of protein translation; forms a dimer; associates with EF-Tu-GDP complex and promotes exchange of GDP to GTP resulting in regeneration of the active form of EF-Tu), whose protein sequence is MAKADTKVKIDAKDIMFLRNKTSAGIGLCREALEVTGGDIEKAIAYINEKSDAVSRLHNMTGAKIGLCKIALQDAEQDFEKALQIIKERGWESDPVDDSNEKVGEGAIGVYHHGTDRKTVALVEVQCITDFVARNEKFIELTNELAKQVAAMKPKFVSKESIPEDKVAELRELFTREAKEEGKPENILEKIIEGKMAKYFEENCLMQQKWFKDDSKTMQNLFDEAISQMGEALVIKRILLWEFGK
- the frr gene encoding ribosome recycling factor, with product MDEAKLTADMGKCVDHLRDDLAQLRTGRATVELLEPVKVMAYGAENPIKSIANVAVADSKTLVVQPWDKSIVAEIAKGISAANLGFSVVEEGDFVRVSLPDLTEERRKDLVKVMKERVEASRVAVRSVRHEYMEAIEDAVKNGMSEDEGKRQKESVEKAAKKCNDEIEQVREQKEASLMEV
- a CDS encoding M50 family metallopeptidase, translated to MEIFINIVLTIVVLNLLIFLHELGHFIAAKIMKVRVDEFALGMGPKVIGKEFRGVLYAIRMLPIGGFVRIYGEGDEPGKSYTALKKDPSSFQSKKLWQKIVILFAGVFMNLMTAVVIYYAFLGMSGFRFPFPAAELGITPPFGEAQVEKLGDLSYSELIEDGAAEEAGWPESGYIIAVGDGHDMSPIEYDFEFREVIADNAGEEIVVEICESIEEDDSCELYPTLVSDEGRVGILLGFNSLQYIQYYGLEVYLGGFVHSINVIYVSIAQMGKIFSQSAATGDYSTALNVVSGPLGLYYVIDFIKGLGWMGVLDLIANLSLTLFVINLLPIPALDGGRIVLAVAESTMGRYFSKRVEAWLIRISFVMMMLLMLAIILKDIIYIENLQNLFG